One stretch of Armatimonadota bacterium DNA includes these proteins:
- the rpmA gene encoding 50S ribosomal protein L27, with protein sequence MAHKKGMGSTRNGRDSKSKRLGVKAFAGETVKPGAIIIRQRGTKVRPGLNVGIGNDHTLFAKVAGRVVFEGAGNGSRRVRVIPAAAA encoded by the coding sequence ATGGCACACAAGAAAGGCATGGGCAGCACCCGCAACGGGCGGGACAGCAAGTCCAAGCGGCTGGGGGTGAAGGCGTTCGCCGGCGAGACGGTCAAGCCCGGCGCGATCATCATCCGCCAGCGGGGAACTAAGGTTCGGCCCGGCCTCAATGTCGGCATCGGCAACGATCACACCTTGTTTGCCAAGGTCGCGGGCCGGGTCGTATTCGAGGGGGCGGGCAACGGGAGCCGGCGCGTCCGCGTGATCCCGGCGGCGGCTGCCTAG